The following are encoded together in the Candidatus Methylomirabilota bacterium genome:
- a CDS encoding nucleotide exchange factor GrpE, with product MKSPADRAESQDLRETEKVEITAEREELRRQLDDKQDRLLRALAEMDNMKRRTQREREESIRYANEGLVRELIPVLDNLDRALAAARSAPDVSRVVEGVELIQRELLRVLERAGVTRYSAVGHPFDPTRHEATERVVKPDQPPGTVVSEHVPGYLLNGRVLRPAQVAVAVAPDADAAS from the coding sequence ATGAAATCGCCGGCTGATCGCGCGGAGTCCCAGGACTTACGGGAGACCGAGAAGGTCGAGATCACGGCGGAGCGCGAGGAGCTCCGGCGGCAGCTCGACGACAAGCAGGACCGGCTCCTCCGCGCGCTGGCCGAGATGGACAACATGAAGCGCCGTACCCAGCGCGAGCGGGAGGAGTCCATCCGCTACGCCAACGAGGGCCTGGTCCGCGAGCTGATCCCCGTGCTCGACAACCTGGACCGTGCCCTGGCGGCGGCGCGCTCGGCCCCGGACGTCAGCAGAGTGGTCGAGGGCGTGGAGCTCATCCAGCGCGAGCTGCTGCGCGTCCTGGAGCGGGCCGGCGTCACGCGCTACTCGGCGGTCGGGCATCCATTCGATCCGACGCGCCACGAGGCGACCGAGCGCGTGGTCAAGCCCGACCAGCCGCCCGGCACGGTCGTGTCGGAACACGTCCCGGGCTACCTCCTGAACGGTCGCGTGCTCCGCCCCGCCCAGGTCGCCGTCGCCGTCGCCCCCGACGCGGACGCGGCCTCGTAG
- the hrcA gene encoding heat-inducible transcriptional repressor HrcA, whose amino-acid sequence MDERHRDVLIALIREYIDSAQPVGSRLLAKRYLKQLSAATIRNAMADLEEMGYLAQPHTSAGRVPTDKAYRLYVESFPPSLATPPGPPESLPARPSGIDGFMERTSEHLSSVTRMTGLLLAPPLKQTTITRVEMIPLEEDRVLAVLVTDSGWVTARAIAVDPPLPADEVRKIGRELTRRFRDRTVAEIVEMETPPADPLDELHTRARAIMEQILVLLRGRTLYISGAINMLDHPEFWDIETTRELLRTFEQKERLADLMANLAEDEGLHVTIGRENPYAEMRECTLITSTYLYRNQVLGILGVVGPRRLPYPDVISVVNETARHVTEALSRVRQDLYLPS is encoded by the coding sequence ATGGATGAGCGGCATCGCGACGTTCTCATCGCCCTGATCCGCGAATACATCGACTCGGCGCAGCCCGTCGGCTCGCGCCTGCTGGCCAAGCGCTACCTGAAACAGCTCTCGGCGGCGACCATCCGGAACGCGATGGCCGACCTCGAAGAGATGGGCTACCTCGCCCAGCCCCACACCAGTGCCGGCCGGGTGCCCACGGACAAGGCCTATCGCCTCTACGTGGAGTCCTTCCCGCCGTCGCTGGCGACACCGCCGGGGCCGCCCGAGAGCCTGCCGGCGCGCCCCTCCGGCATCGACGGCTTCATGGAGCGCACGTCCGAGCACCTGTCCAGCGTCACCCGGATGACGGGGCTGCTGCTGGCGCCGCCGCTCAAGCAGACGACCATCACTCGGGTCGAGATGATTCCGCTGGAGGAGGACCGTGTCCTGGCCGTCCTGGTGACGGATTCCGGCTGGGTGACGGCCCGCGCGATCGCCGTCGACCCCCCGCTTCCCGCGGACGAGGTGCGCAAGATCGGCCGCGAGCTGACGCGGCGCTTCCGCGACCGCACCGTGGCGGAGATCGTGGAGATGGAGACGCCGCCGGCCGATCCGCTGGACGAGCTGCACACGCGGGCGCGCGCCATCATGGAGCAGATCCTGGTGCTCCTGCGCGGCCGCACGCTCTATATCAGCGGCGCCATCAACATGCTCGACCACCCGGAGTTCTGGGACATCGAGACGACCCGCGAGCTGCTGCGCACCTTCGAACAGAAGGAGCGGCTGGCCGATCTGATGGCCAACCTGGCCGAGGACGAGGGCCTGCACGTCACCATCGGCCGGGAGAATCCCTACGCCGAGATGCGCGAGTGCACCCTCATCACCTCGACCTATCTCTATCGCAACCAGGTGCTGGGCATCCTCGGCGTCGTCGGGCCCCGGCGCCTGCCCTACCCCGACGTCATCTCGGTAGTCAACGAGACCGCGCGCCACGTCACCGAGGCGCTGTCGCGCGTCCGCCAGGACCTCTACCTGCCGTCGTAG